In Luteibacter mycovicinus, a genomic segment contains:
- the folE2 gene encoding GTP cyclohydrolase FolE2, producing MYIHDSPTRLLPDVASQEHALALGTLDWVGMDGMEMPVAFDAGDGDVRSTGARVGAFVNLTKAEARGIHMSRLYLLVSEALSAGPLTIDGIRRLLNDFLSSHEGLSDHARITIGFDHLVRRHALRSDNSGWRSYSITIDATLTGETFRLEIVTDVVYSSTCPASAALSRQLIQDNFASTFAAGQPLDRETILAWLGTEKGIVATPHAQRSTATIRVRPAGDGVFPLITLIDNVEAALGTPVQTAVKRADEQAFALANGQNLMFCEDAARRIQKTLEADRNVADFHVRVAHHESLHPHDAVAFASKAR from the coding sequence ATGTACATCCACGATTCCCCCACTCGCCTGCTGCCTGACGTCGCCTCTCAGGAACACGCGCTCGCCCTCGGTACGCTCGACTGGGTGGGTATGGACGGCATGGAAATGCCGGTCGCGTTCGATGCCGGCGACGGCGACGTGCGGTCCACCGGCGCCCGCGTCGGTGCCTTCGTCAATCTCACCAAAGCGGAGGCGCGCGGCATCCACATGTCACGCCTCTACCTGCTGGTCTCCGAGGCGCTATCGGCCGGACCGCTGACGATCGACGGCATCAGGCGTCTGCTGAACGACTTCCTGAGTTCGCATGAGGGGCTGTCGGACCACGCGCGGATCACGATCGGCTTCGACCACCTCGTCCGTCGCCATGCGTTGCGCAGCGACAACAGCGGCTGGCGCTCCTACTCGATCACGATCGATGCGACGCTCACGGGAGAGACCTTCCGCCTCGAGATCGTCACCGACGTGGTCTACTCCTCGACCTGTCCCGCCTCCGCCGCGCTGTCACGCCAGCTTATCCAGGACAATTTCGCCAGCACGTTCGCGGCCGGTCAGCCGCTGGACCGGGAAACGATCCTCGCCTGGCTGGGCACGGAGAAGGGCATCGTGGCGACCCCGCATGCCCAGCGCAGCACGGCCACGATCCGCGTGCGTCCCGCCGGCGACGGCGTCTTCCCGCTGATCACGCTGATCGACAACGTGGAGGCCGCGCTCGGGACTCCCGTCCAGACGGCGGTCAAGCGTGCGGACGAGCAGGCGTTCGCGCTGGCCAATGGTCAGAATCTGATGTTCTGCGAAGACGCCGCCCGTCGTATCCAGAAGACGCTGGAGGCCGACCGAAACGTCGCCGACTTCCACGTCCGCGTGGCCCATCACGAGAGCCTGCACCCGCACGACGCCGTGGCGTTTGCCAGCAAGGCGCGCTAG
- the efp gene encoding elongation factor P — translation MGMLGLNDVKTGKKIIHNGDPWIITEADFIKPGKGQAFTRIRIRNLKDGRTTEQTLKSSDSYEEADAVDTDASFSYVEGTGNDREWIFMQSETYDQHRASLAAMGDAWKWLKGDEECVITLFNGNIIAVQAPKFVELKITETDPGVRGDTSGGGGKPATLETGAVVRVPLFVNQDEIIKVDTRTGEYDSRVK, via the coding sequence ATGGGCATGCTGGGCCTCAACGACGTCAAAACGGGCAAGAAGATCATCCACAACGGCGATCCCTGGATCATCACCGAAGCGGACTTCATCAAGCCGGGTAAGGGCCAGGCGTTTACCCGTATCCGTATCCGCAACCTCAAGGACGGTCGCACGACCGAGCAGACGCTCAAGTCGAGCGACTCGTACGAAGAGGCCGATGCCGTCGATACGGATGCCAGCTTCTCGTACGTCGAGGGCACCGGCAACGATCGCGAATGGATCTTCATGCAGAGCGAGACCTACGACCAGCACCGCGCCAGCCTGGCGGCGATGGGCGACGCGTGGAAGTGGCTCAAGGGCGACGAAGAGTGCGTCATCACCCTCTTCAACGGCAATATCATCGCCGTGCAGGCGCCGAAGTTCGTCGAGCTGAAGATCACCGAGACCGATCCGGGCGTCCGTGGCGATACCTCGGGCGGCGGCGGCAAGCCGGCCACGCTCGAGACCGGTGCCGTGGTCCGCGTGCCGCTGTTCGTCAATCAGGACGAAATCATCAAGGTCGATACCCGCACCGGCGAGTACGACAGCCGCGTCAAGTAA
- the epmB gene encoding EF-P beta-lysylation protein EpmB, which translates to MITASPTSRLSSPSPGWRELWRDAITDAGELLRAVGLGGRTDLLPPDDAGFPLRVPRGFAARMRQGDASDPLLLQVLPRRAEHDMAEGFTVDAVGDMASRTGHGVLHKYDGRALLIASGSCAVNCRYCFRRHFPYGEEIAAAAQWREALTHVKADPSIRELILSGGDPLSLATHKLAELTRGLAEMPHVIRLRIHTRLPVVLPERVDDEFTTWLSSLPLQKVVVLHANHANEFDASVDAACARLRDAGATLLNQSVLLRGINDDADILSDLCERSFAAGVLPYYLHQLDKVAGAAHFEVDDETALRLVDALRARLPGYLVPKLVRELQGDPSKRPIADFAR; encoded by the coding sequence ATGATAACCGCAAGCCCCACTTCCCGCCTATCGTCGCCTTCCCCGGGCTGGCGCGAGCTGTGGCGGGACGCCATCACGGACGCCGGCGAGCTCCTGCGGGCCGTCGGCCTCGGCGGGCGCACCGACCTTCTGCCCCCCGACGACGCCGGGTTTCCCCTGCGTGTGCCCCGCGGTTTCGCGGCCCGGATGCGTCAGGGGGACGCCAGCGACCCCCTCCTGCTCCAGGTACTCCCGCGCCGCGCCGAGCACGATATGGCCGAGGGCTTTACCGTGGACGCCGTGGGCGACATGGCCTCGCGGACGGGCCACGGGGTGCTGCACAAGTACGATGGACGGGCCCTGCTGATCGCCAGCGGCAGCTGCGCGGTCAATTGCCGGTACTGCTTTCGCCGGCACTTCCCGTACGGAGAAGAAATCGCCGCCGCCGCCCAGTGGCGGGAGGCCCTCACGCATGTGAAGGCCGACCCGTCGATCCGGGAGCTGATCCTGTCCGGCGGCGATCCCCTGTCACTGGCCACGCACAAGCTCGCCGAACTCACCCGGGGCCTGGCGGAAATGCCTCACGTCATCCGCCTGCGCATCCACACGCGCCTGCCGGTCGTGTTGCCGGAGCGGGTGGACGACGAGTTCACGACCTGGCTGTCCAGCCTGCCGCTGCAGAAGGTCGTGGTCCTGCACGCCAACCACGCCAACGAGTTCGACGCCTCGGTCGATGCCGCCTGCGCGCGCCTTCGCGATGCTGGCGCCACCCTGCTCAACCAGTCGGTCCTGCTTCGCGGCATCAATGACGATGCGGATATTCTCAGTGACCTGTGTGAGCGGTCCTTCGCCGCCGGGGTGCTGCCCTATTACCTGCACCAGCTGGACAAGGTGGCGGGGGCCGCCCATTTCGAGGTCGACGATGAGACGGCTCTGCGCCTCGTCGACGCCCTGCGTGCAAGGCTTCCCGGGTACCTCGTCCCAAAACTCGTGCGTGAATTGCAGGGCGACCCTTCGAAGCGCCCCATTGCCGATTTCGCGCGCTAG
- the dksA gene encoding RNA polymerase-binding protein DksA: protein MNSTTSHTADNGITREDGRYALPASTVIDLPKGYKPGPDEEYMSPRHLAYFRNKLKDWRDQLVEESRQTMDNLREEVRDVGDEAERATRETENSLELRTRDRYRKLISKIDKALRRIEEGRYGFCEETDEEIGVERLDARPIATLTLDAQERREHLQKQMGD from the coding sequence ATGAACAGCACCACTTCCCACACCGCCGACAACGGCATCACGCGCGAAGACGGCCGCTATGCGCTGCCGGCTTCGACTGTCATCGACCTGCCGAAGGGTTACAAGCCGGGTCCCGACGAGGAGTACATGAGTCCTCGTCACCTGGCCTATTTCCGCAACAAGCTGAAGGACTGGCGCGACCAGCTGGTCGAAGAATCCCGCCAGACCATGGACAACCTCCGTGAGGAAGTCCGCGACGTGGGTGACGAAGCGGAGCGCGCCACGCGCGAGACCGAGAACTCGCTCGAGCTGCGCACCCGCGACCGCTACCGCAAGCTGATCTCCAAGATCGACAAGGCCCTGCGCCGGATCGAGGAAGGCCGCTACGGTTTCTGCGAAGAGACCGACGAGGAAATCGGCGTGGAGCGTCTCGACGCCCGCCCGATCGCCACGCTGACGCTCGATGCACAGGAGCGCCGCGAGCACCTGCAGAAACAGATGGGCGACTGA
- the yidD gene encoding membrane protein insertion efficiency factor YidD, which yields MVTRLLLILISFYKRWLSPLLGARCRFHPSCSDYARVAIARFGPARGAVLGTWRILRCQPLCEGGHDPVPDQFVLRRCGAQGADTHD from the coding sequence ATAGTGACCCGCCTCCTCTTAATCCTGATTTCCTTCTACAAACGGTGGCTCAGTCCCCTCCTTGGGGCCCGATGCCGCTTCCATCCATCCTGTTCCGATTATGCCCGCGTCGCCATAGCCCGTTTCGGGCCGGCACGTGGCGCGGTTCTGGGAACCTGGCGCATCCTGCGCTGCCAGCCGCTGTGTGAAGGCGGCCACGACCCCGTCCCCGACCAATTCGTCCTGCGCCGATGTGGCGCCCAAGGAGCTGATACCCATGACTGA
- the ubiG gene encoding bifunctional 2-polyprenyl-6-hydroxyphenol methylase/3-demethylubiquinol 3-O-methyltransferase UbiG, with protein sequence MQTETTANVSPEEIARFEKLAARWWDPDGESRPLHDLNPVRAAYVGGRANLRGAKVADVGCGGGLLSEALARAGAHVTAIDLGAKLIEIAKLHLFESNLQVDYRVQSSDALAAAEPASFDVVCCMEMIEHVPDPLVLIRDLAGMLKPGGQLFLSTLNRTPAAFGAAIVGAEYLMRLLPRGTHHYAQFLKPSEVAGMLRRFDLELEDLRGLAYNPLTRNASLSSNTSVNYVLAARKVA encoded by the coding sequence ATGCAAACCGAAACCACCGCCAACGTCAGTCCGGAAGAGATCGCCCGCTTCGAAAAGCTCGCTGCGCGCTGGTGGGATCCCGATGGTGAATCGCGCCCGCTGCACGACCTCAACCCGGTGCGTGCCGCGTATGTCGGTGGCCGTGCGAACCTGCGCGGCGCGAAGGTCGCCGACGTGGGCTGCGGCGGTGGGTTGCTCAGCGAAGCGCTGGCGCGCGCGGGAGCCCATGTCACCGCGATCGATCTCGGCGCGAAGCTGATCGAGATTGCGAAGCTGCACCTCTTCGAGTCCAACCTTCAGGTCGATTATCGCGTGCAGTCGTCCGATGCCCTGGCCGCGGCCGAACCTGCCTCGTTCGACGTGGTCTGCTGCATGGAGATGATCGAGCACGTGCCTGATCCGCTGGTGCTGATCCGGGACCTCGCCGGCATGCTCAAGCCGGGCGGCCAGCTCTTTCTGTCGACGCTCAATCGCACGCCGGCCGCATTCGGCGCGGCGATCGTCGGCGCGGAATACCTCATGCGTCTGCTGCCGCGCGGTACGCATCACTACGCGCAGTTCCTCAAGCCGTCGGAAGTCGCGGGCATGCTGCGCCGCTTCGACCTCGAGCTCGAAGACCTGCGTGGCCTCGCTTACAATCCGCTCACGCGCAACGCGAGCCTGTCGTCCAATACGTCGGTGAACTACGTGCTGGCGGCGAGGAAGGTCGCGTGA
- a CDS encoding dihydroorotase codes for MTDAWLIKNAELINEGRRFTADLRVRDGKIATIAQHLATERDEQVIDATGLWLLPGMIDDQVHFREPGLTQKADLAHESRACAAGGITSFMEMPNTKPPALDRDSLEYKYELAAKSSVVNYAFYMGASNDNLEAIRALDPKAAPGVKVFMGASTGNMLVDNPETLDGIFRDTPVPIITHCEDTPMIDENLAMAHEQYGDDIPMWEHPHIRSREACIKSTRLAISLAKKHNTRLHVLHISTADELALFEPGPIEGKRITAETCVHFLHFGGKADYDAKGSFIKCNPAIKDEADRDAITKALAEGRLDVLATDHAPHLLEEKAQKYDKAPSGLPLVQFALQAALERVHEGKLTLERVVEAVCHAPAKLFDVEKRGFLREGYAADLVLVDPKKKHTVTREEVLSKCGWSPFEGETFSSSIVSTFVNGQRVFDGKTVDGDVRGQRLTFDRPASGAAKA; via the coding sequence ATGACTGATGCCTGGCTCATCAAGAACGCCGAACTGATCAACGAAGGCCGCCGGTTCACCGCCGACTTACGTGTCCGTGACGGAAAAATCGCGACGATTGCGCAGCATCTGGCAACGGAACGTGACGAACAGGTTATCGACGCCACGGGCCTCTGGCTGCTGCCCGGAATGATCGACGATCAGGTGCACTTCCGTGAGCCGGGTCTCACGCAGAAGGCTGACCTGGCGCACGAGTCGCGCGCCTGCGCGGCAGGCGGCATCACCAGCTTCATGGAAATGCCCAATACCAAGCCGCCCGCACTGGACCGCGATTCGCTGGAATACAAGTACGAGCTCGCCGCCAAGTCCTCCGTGGTCAACTACGCCTTCTACATGGGCGCCAGTAACGACAACCTCGAGGCGATCCGCGCGCTCGATCCGAAGGCCGCACCCGGCGTGAAGGTTTTCATGGGTGCGTCGACCGGCAACATGCTGGTGGATAACCCGGAGACCCTCGACGGTATCTTTCGCGACACCCCGGTGCCGATCATCACGCACTGCGAAGACACGCCGATGATCGACGAGAACCTCGCCATGGCGCACGAACAGTACGGCGACGATATCCCGATGTGGGAGCACCCGCACATCCGCTCGCGTGAGGCTTGCATCAAGTCCACCCGTCTGGCGATTTCCCTGGCGAAAAAGCACAACACCCGCCTGCACGTGCTGCATATCTCCACGGCCGACGAACTGGCGCTGTTCGAGCCGGGCCCGATCGAGGGCAAGCGCATCACGGCGGAAACCTGCGTGCACTTCCTGCACTTCGGCGGCAAGGCCGACTATGACGCGAAGGGTTCTTTCATCAAGTGCAACCCCGCGATCAAGGACGAGGCCGATCGCGACGCGATTACCAAAGCTCTCGCCGAAGGCCGACTCGACGTCCTGGCCACCGACCACGCGCCGCATCTGCTGGAAGAAAAGGCACAGAAGTACGACAAGGCGCCGTCGGGCCTGCCGCTCGTGCAGTTCGCGCTGCAGGCCGCTCTCGAGCGCGTGCATGAAGGCAAGCTCACGCTCGAGCGTGTGGTCGAGGCGGTTTGTCACGCACCGGCCAAGCTGTTCGACGTCGAGAAGCGCGGCTTCCTGCGCGAGGGCTACGCGGCCGATCTGGTCCTGGTCGACCCGAAGAAAAAGCACACGGTGACACGCGAGGAAGTTCTCTCGAAGTGCGGCTGGTCGCCGTTCGAGGGTGAGACGTTCTCGAGCAGCATCGTGTCGACCTTCGTCAATGGACAGCGTGTTTTCGACGGCAAGACCGTCGACGGCGATGTCCGTGGCCAGCGCCTGACGTTCGACCGACCGGCGAGTGGTGCGGCCAAGGCATGA
- a CDS encoding IS3 family transposase, with amino-acid sequence MSIRQVYAILGWPRSRHYAPVKAAPAIDEGLAQTALAIHRDSRRSYGARRLARSLCRHGFRVGRERAATLMRRLDIRLRKKRFHYARRNTKPAPAENIVNRQFDPARPNQTWAGDITFIRTGQGFLYLAIVVDLYSRRIVGWATSHTPDSRLAIKANELAIGLRQPAPGLVMHTDQGASYTSDRYTQHLARHGIVQSMSRKGNCWDNAVVERVFRSLKQEWFGEETFPTRALASQDAIDYLVRYYNHERLHSALDYRPPAEFERMAA; translated from the coding sequence TTGTCGATACGACAGGTCTACGCGATTCTTGGCTGGCCCCGGAGCCGGCACTACGCCCCCGTCAAGGCGGCTCCCGCCATCGACGAAGGGCTTGCCCAGACCGCTCTGGCCATTCATCGGGATAGTCGCCGCAGCTATGGCGCACGCCGCCTTGCGCGCAGCCTGTGCCGGCACGGCTTTCGTGTGGGTCGCGAACGGGCGGCGACACTGATGCGCCGGCTGGACATTCGACTGAGGAAGAAGCGGTTTCATTACGCCAGACGCAACACGAAACCTGCACCGGCCGAAAATATCGTCAACCGACAGTTCGATCCGGCGCGTCCCAACCAGACCTGGGCCGGCGACATCACCTTCATCCGAACGGGCCAGGGCTTCCTCTATCTGGCCATCGTGGTCGATCTGTACTCCCGGCGAATCGTCGGCTGGGCCACAAGCCACACGCCCGATTCACGACTGGCCATCAAGGCCAACGAACTGGCCATCGGCTTGCGCCAGCCGGCTCCCGGGTTAGTCATGCACACCGATCAGGGCGCCTCGTACACCTCCGATCGCTACACCCAACATCTGGCCCGGCACGGCATCGTTCAAAGCATGAGCCGAAAGGGGAACTGCTGGGACAACGCCGTCGTCGAACGCGTCTTCCGAAGCCTTAAACAGGAGTGGTTCGGCGAGGAAACCTTCCCGACCCGAGCTCTGGCATCACAAGACGCGATCGACTATCTGGTTCGCTATTACAACCACGAGCGCCTGCACTCCGCGCTCGACTACCGCCCGCCAGCCGAGTTTGAGAGGATGGCGGCTTAA
- a CDS encoding TRZ/ATZ family hydrolase, producing the protein MTSSPTPIDLLIEARWVVPIEPHGVVLDDHAVAVHGGEIVAILPADEARAAYAPEERVILEEHALIPGLINAHTHNPMTLLRGLADDLPLMTWLQEHIWPAEARVMGHDFIRDGVELAVAEMIRGGTTCANENYFFPDVIAATYRKMGFRAVIGLPVIDFPTPWAKTSDEYFSRAVEVHDSLQGEPLLTTAFVPHAPYTVSDENFERIRVLSDQLDIPVHLHTHETAQEVEEAVAKDGMRPFERLRKLGIVNERLVAVHMTQLTDGEIAACAAAGVSVVHCPESNLKLASGFCPAEKLRTAGVNVCIGTDGCASNNDLDMFGEMRTAAMLAKAVAQDAAAFDAAFALRAATLNGAKAIGLGDRVGSIEPGKRADLTAVRLDALETQPLYHVASQLVYATGRHQVSDVWIDGQRKLVAGELVGIDTAAIREKARFWRQRIAAGDQPDE; encoded by the coding sequence ATGACTTCCAGCCCCACACCGATCGACCTTCTTATCGAAGCCCGCTGGGTCGTTCCCATCGAGCCGCATGGCGTGGTCCTCGACGACCATGCCGTCGCCGTGCACGGCGGCGAGATCGTCGCGATCCTGCCTGCCGACGAGGCCCGCGCGGCGTACGCGCCCGAAGAGCGCGTCATCCTCGAAGAACACGCGCTGATCCCCGGCCTGATCAACGCCCACACGCACAACCCCATGACTCTGCTGCGCGGTCTGGCCGACGACCTGCCGCTGATGACCTGGCTGCAGGAGCACATCTGGCCGGCCGAAGCGCGCGTGATGGGACACGACTTCATCCGTGACGGCGTGGAACTGGCCGTGGCCGAGATGATCCGCGGCGGCACCACCTGCGCCAACGAAAACTATTTCTTCCCCGACGTGATCGCCGCGACCTATCGCAAGATGGGCTTTCGCGCCGTCATCGGCCTGCCGGTCATCGATTTCCCGACGCCCTGGGCGAAGACCTCCGATGAATACTTCAGTCGCGCGGTCGAGGTCCACGATTCCCTGCAAGGCGAGCCGCTGCTGACCACGGCCTTCGTGCCGCACGCGCCGTATACGGTGTCGGACGAAAATTTCGAGCGCATCCGCGTGCTGTCCGACCAGCTCGATATCCCGGTGCATCTGCATACGCACGAGACCGCGCAGGAAGTGGAGGAGGCCGTCGCGAAGGACGGCATGCGTCCCTTCGAACGTCTGCGTAAGCTCGGCATCGTCAACGAGCGGCTGGTCGCCGTGCACATGACCCAGCTCACCGATGGCGAGATCGCGGCGTGTGCCGCGGCGGGCGTGTCGGTCGTGCATTGTCCGGAGTCCAACCTCAAGCTGGCATCCGGCTTCTGCCCGGCGGAGAAGCTGCGCACCGCGGGCGTCAACGTCTGCATCGGCACCGATGGCTGCGCGTCCAACAACGATCTCGACATGTTCGGCGAGATGCGCACGGCGGCGATGCTGGCCAAGGCCGTCGCGCAGGACGCCGCGGCGTTCGACGCCGCCTTCGCGCTTCGCGCCGCGACGCTCAACGGCGCAAAGGCCATCGGCCTCGGCGACCGCGTCGGCTCCATCGAGCCGGGCAAGCGCGCCGACCTGACCGCGGTTCGCCTGGATGCCCTCGAGACGCAGCCGCTCTACCACGTGGCCTCGCAGCTCGTGTACGCCACCGGCCGTCATCAGGTGAGCGACGTGTGGATCGACGGCCAGCGCAAGCTCGTCGCCGGTGAGCTCGTCGGCATCGATACCGCCGCGATCCGCGAAAAAGCGCGTTTCTGGCGCCAGCGTATCGCCGCCGGGGATCAGCCCGATGAGTGA
- a CDS encoding M23 family metallopeptidase — MTAAAAAAVPDLPSTVSQGGLVIGHAPRGSHVTVAGKPVHVGDDGIFVFGAGRDEKGPIVVTVGTEKRVVEVIPRDWPMERVEGVPPKTVNPPPDIAARIEREQAGVVAARNRDDTREDFAHGFIWPVTGRISGRFGNQRIYNGDPKAPHSGMDIAVPEGTPVKAPADGIITFASPDLYLTGGTVLLDHGFGLSSNFLHLSRIDVRVGEHVRQGQIIGAAGKTGRATGPHVHWGFNWFGTRLDPLLLPGIH, encoded by the coding sequence ATGACCGCGGCCGCCGCGGCCGCGGTCCCCGACCTGCCCTCGACGGTGTCGCAGGGCGGGCTGGTCATCGGCCACGCGCCCCGGGGCTCTCACGTCACCGTCGCCGGCAAGCCCGTGCATGTCGGCGACGACGGCATCTTCGTCTTCGGTGCCGGACGGGATGAGAAAGGTCCCATCGTCGTCACTGTCGGCACGGAGAAACGGGTGGTCGAGGTCATCCCTCGCGACTGGCCGATGGAGCGCGTCGAGGGTGTGCCGCCGAAGACGGTGAACCCGCCGCCGGACATCGCGGCGCGCATCGAACGCGAGCAGGCCGGGGTGGTCGCGGCACGTAACCGTGACGATACGCGCGAGGACTTCGCCCACGGCTTCATCTGGCCGGTGACGGGTCGTATCAGCGGGCGTTTCGGCAATCAGCGCATCTACAACGGCGACCCGAAGGCGCCGCACTCGGGCATGGACATCGCCGTACCTGAAGGCACGCCGGTGAAAGCACCCGCGGACGGCATCATCACGTTCGCCAGCCCGGATCTCTATCTCACCGGCGGCACCGTGCTGCTCGACCACGGCTTCGGCCTGTCGTCGAACTTCCTGCACCTGTCACGAATCGACGTGCGGGTCGGTGAGCATGTGCGTCAGGGGCAGATCATCGGTGCGGCCGGGAAGACCGGACGCGCGACGGGACCCCACGTGCACTGGGGCTTCAACTGGTTCGGAACACGGCTGGATCCGTTGCTGCTGCCTGGGATTCACTGA
- a CDS encoding HAD family hydrolase — protein MSGLPFKPEGVFFDLDGTLLDSARDLYAAAVDLCAEKGVTPPSYDDVRPVVSRGSRAIIAVAFPELDADAIMRLVPRYLAIYEANMARHTIPFDGVEPLLAGIDAAGIRWGVVTNKPGFLTDALLPQAVPHWKPAAVVSGDTLPVKKPDPAPVLHAYAIAGCDPARSVFVGDDRRDILAGKAAGSFTVAVRWGYLDGGDPDSWGADAVIDHPGELAALLGVGEAVA, from the coding sequence GTGAGCGGACTGCCGTTCAAGCCGGAAGGTGTGTTCTTCGATCTGGATGGCACCTTGCTCGACAGCGCGCGCGATCTGTACGCCGCCGCCGTCGACCTGTGTGCGGAGAAGGGCGTGACGCCACCGTCTTACGACGACGTCCGCCCGGTGGTGTCGCGTGGATCGCGCGCGATCATCGCGGTGGCTTTTCCGGAGCTCGACGCCGACGCGATCATGCGGCTCGTGCCGCGTTACCTCGCGATCTACGAAGCGAACATGGCCCGCCACACGATTCCGTTCGACGGCGTCGAACCGCTGCTCGCCGGTATCGACGCGGCCGGTATCCGCTGGGGCGTCGTGACCAACAAGCCCGGGTTCCTGACGGATGCGCTGCTGCCTCAGGCGGTACCGCACTGGAAGCCCGCCGCGGTGGTCTCCGGCGATACGCTGCCGGTGAAGAAGCCCGACCCGGCGCCCGTATTGCACGCGTATGCGATCGCCGGCTGCGATCCCGCCCGTTCGGTGTTCGTCGGCGACGATCGTCGCGACATCCTTGCCGGCAAGGCGGCCGGCTCGTTCACCGTGGCTGTGCGCTGGGGCTACCTCGATGGTGGCGATCCCGACAGCTGGGGTGCGGACGCGGTCATCGATCACCCGGGCGAACTGGCCGCGCTGCTGGGCGTCGGGGAGGCGGTGGCGTGA
- a CDS encoding transposase has product MAHRKIPAAVKAEAIRLVVEVGYTPPQAAQMMGLGPTALRRWVEEWRERQAAIPDDPVEQRRLIAQLQGQLKASEDARAVLAQERDVLKKQLPSHLAAILRKPRSSKR; this is encoded by the coding sequence ATGGCTCATAGAAAAATTCCGGCAGCGGTCAAAGCCGAGGCAATACGACTGGTGGTCGAGGTGGGATATACCCCGCCTCAAGCCGCTCAGATGATGGGTCTGGGGCCGACGGCCCTGAGGCGATGGGTGGAGGAATGGCGTGAACGGCAAGCGGCGATACCGGACGATCCGGTGGAGCAGCGGCGCCTCATCGCGCAGCTTCAGGGACAGCTGAAAGCCTCTGAAGACGCTCGTGCGGTGTTGGCACAGGAGCGTGACGTCCTAAAAAAACAGTTGCCCTCTCACCTGGCCGCCATCTTGCGAAAGCCGAGATCGTCCAAAAGGTGA
- a CDS encoding YciI family protein — protein sequence MSEATHLYLVMAMRNPTFQAEAGQAHQTFLAGLIERGELDMTGPFTDGSGGAYLLRAASLDEATRIAHADPLHITGSSTLTVHEWRFRRFPEA from the coding sequence ATGAGTGAGGCGACCCACCTCTACCTCGTGATGGCGATGCGCAACCCGACCTTCCAGGCCGAGGCGGGGCAGGCGCACCAGACGTTTCTCGCCGGACTGATCGAGCGCGGCGAACTCGACATGACCGGCCCGTTCACGGACGGGTCCGGCGGAGCCTACCTGCTGCGTGCCGCCAGCCTCGACGAGGCGACACGCATCGCGCACGCCGACCCGTTGCACATCACCGGTTCTTCCACGCTCACCGTCCACGAATGGCGTTTCCGCCGTTTTCCGGAGGCTTGA
- a CDS encoding squalene/phytoene synthase family protein, whose protein sequence is MSDGATQSYIDKWLAVQPQQRIALGFVDERVRDEHVALAAFEQELIASAYGIREPQVAAAKLQWWAEELSGASASGGRHPLTKQLFASERARRIPASVWIAPVLAAMAQLEQGTSSDFGAQVTAASGLHGALATLETAWWFGPDASAEAASRVATLSHLVFALSRLELDAERERLPLPMSRLARHSLSRGQLKDDTPARRDAIRAQLTELAAGLKAALALNQPLSTFRGLEGRTALATARGAAKAAEPFAELHRRQSRTGPATALRAWRAARRAGRLG, encoded by the coding sequence GTGAGCGACGGCGCGACCCAGAGCTATATCGACAAGTGGCTGGCGGTGCAGCCGCAGCAGCGCATCGCGCTCGGTTTCGTCGACGAGCGCGTGCGCGACGAGCACGTGGCGCTTGCCGCCTTCGAACAGGAACTGATCGCGTCCGCCTACGGCATCCGCGAGCCGCAGGTGGCTGCGGCCAAGCTGCAGTGGTGGGCCGAAGAACTCTCCGGCGCGTCCGCCAGTGGCGGCCGGCATCCGCTGACCAAGCAACTGTTTGCGAGCGAGCGCGCGCGTCGTATACCTGCGTCGGTCTGGATCGCTCCCGTGCTGGCCGCGATGGCCCAGCTCGAGCAGGGCACCTCGTCGGACTTCGGCGCCCAGGTGACGGCGGCCAGCGGTCTGCATGGCGCGCTGGCGACGCTCGAAACCGCGTGGTGGTTCGGCCCTGATGCATCTGCCGAGGCGGCGTCACGGGTGGCCACGCTGTCGCACCTGGTCTTCGCGCTCTCGCGCCTGGAACTCGATGCGGAGCGCGAACGCCTGCCGTTGCCGATGTCGCGCCTGGCGAGGCACAGCCTGTCGCGAGGTCAGCTGAAAGACGATACGCCGGCCCGGCGCGACGCCATCCGCGCCCAGCTGACCGAACTCGCCGCCGGTCTGAAGGCCGCGCTGGCCCTGAATCAGCCGCTGAGCACGTTCCGCGGACTCGAGGGCCGTACGGCCCTGGCGACGGCCCGAGGCGCGGCCAAAGCCGCCGAACCTTTCGCCGAACTGCACCGTCGGCAGTCGCGCACGGGACCGGCGACGGCTCTGCGGGCCTGGCGCGCGGCCCGTCGCGCGGGTCGGTTGGGCTGA